In one Bacteroidota bacterium genomic region, the following are encoded:
- a CDS encoding methyltransferase, whose product MSGSTFAFKQFVIQQDKCAMKVGTDAVLLGAWVFPNGSKTILDIGTGTGVISLMLAQKTSSAQITAIDIDPNAIEQASINFKESKFSDRLQAINLSLQEFAKTNESKFDLIVTNPPYFVGSLKSSDTNRSTARHAETLPYIELIEGVKKLLNPKGKFCLILPKNEAISFREMAEAKGFHLSKLLRVRTRLDKDTEKRHVMQFEFHPTEFSESTLVIEKDSRMSYTDEYKNLTKDFYINF is encoded by the coding sequence ATGTCCGGTTCAACATTTGCGTTTAAGCAATTTGTAATCCAACAAGACAAGTGCGCTATGAAAGTAGGCACTGATGCAGTTTTGTTGGGGGCATGGGTTTTTCCAAACGGATCAAAAACAATTTTAGATATTGGTACAGGAACCGGAGTTATTTCTTTAATGCTTGCTCAAAAAACAAGCTCCGCACAAATTACGGCCATTGATATTGACCCTAACGCTATAGAACAAGCCTCCATTAATTTCAAGGAAAGCAAATTTAGTGACAGACTTCAGGCAATTAATCTTTCTTTACAGGAATTCGCTAAAACAAATGAGTCGAAATTTGATTTAATTGTCACCAACCCGCCTTATTTTGTAGGCTCTTTAAAAAGTAGTGATACAAATCGATCGACGGCTCGTCACGCAGAAACCTTGCCTTACATTGAATTAATTGAGGGAGTTAAAAAACTGCTCAATCCAAAAGGTAAATTTTGTTTAATACTTCCGAAAAACGAGGCTATTTCATTCAGAGAAATGGCTGAAGCAAAGGGATTTCATTTATCGAAGTTGCTGAGAGTTAGAACACGATTAGATAAAGACACCGAAAAACGTCATGTGATGCAGTTTGAATTTCATCCCACTGAATTTTCTGAATCTACGCTTGTAATAGAGAAAGACTCTCGTATGTCCTATACCGATGAGTATAAAAATCTCACCAAAGATTTTTACATTAATTTCTAA